One genomic segment of Vibrio agarivorans includes these proteins:
- a CDS encoding N-6 DNA methylase, whose product MNTNEIVGKLWNLCNVLRDDGITYQDYVTELASLLFIKMCDELEDKRELLPQGMRWGDLKAKNGLDQLQFYRKMLVELGDDEHSIVRAIFANVNTNIDKPKHLQELIDGMDKLDWYGSSREDFGDMYEGLLEKNAGETKSGAGQYFTPRPLIDTMTALIQPQHGEVIQDPASGTAGFLISADRFIKEETDDHEDLTTPQQEFQQRRAFQGIELVSGTRRLALMNCLLHDIEGKEDSEGPIALGNTLSGDGENLEAADVILTNPPFGSAKGAGVSREFTHMTQNKQLAFMQHIYTNLKPGGRAAVVIPDNVLFESGAGTRIRQDLMDKCNLHTILRLPTGIFYAQGVKTNVLFFQKGTPENPTQDKDCTKETWVFDMRTNMNSFGKRTPLTEKHFEAFINAYGADKNGQSPREEGVYETLGNIFAEGEEAVEYVIENARFRKFSRDYIRDQKGDSLDISWLKDLEATSAENLPEPEVLAGEAMAELTEAMSEIYQLMQALGANDEAQGQKQLLEEAFGLAEKPEAE is encoded by the coding sequence ATGAATACTAATGAAATCGTCGGAAAACTGTGGAACCTGTGTAACGTATTGCGTGATGACGGCATCACCTATCAAGATTACGTTACTGAGCTTGCGTCACTGCTGTTCATCAAAATGTGTGACGAGCTGGAAGACAAACGCGAGCTGTTGCCACAGGGGATGCGTTGGGGCGATTTGAAGGCGAAAAACGGACTCGACCAGTTGCAATTTTACCGCAAGATGCTGGTAGAGCTTGGGGATGATGAGCACTCGATTGTGCGCGCGATTTTTGCCAACGTGAACACCAATATTGATAAGCCAAAGCACCTACAAGAGCTGATTGATGGCATGGATAAGCTGGATTGGTATGGTTCAAGCCGTGAAGACTTTGGTGACATGTATGAAGGCTTGCTAGAGAAGAACGCGGGCGAAACGAAATCTGGAGCAGGGCAATACTTCACACCACGTCCTTTGATTGACACCATGACCGCGCTTATTCAGCCGCAACATGGCGAAGTGATTCAAGACCCAGCCTCAGGCACAGCAGGCTTCTTGATTTCAGCAGACCGCTTTATCAAAGAAGAAACCGATGATCACGAAGATCTCACCACGCCACAGCAAGAGTTCCAACAACGCCGCGCTTTCCAAGGCATCGAGTTGGTCTCAGGAACACGCCGTCTTGCACTGATGAACTGTTTACTACACGACATTGAAGGCAAAGAAGATAGCGAAGGCCCAATCGCGCTCGGTAACACCCTAAGTGGTGATGGTGAAAACCTAGAAGCGGCAGACGTCATTCTTACCAACCCTCCATTCGGTAGCGCAAAGGGTGCTGGCGTGAGCCGTGAGTTCACTCACATGACGCAAAACAAGCAGTTGGCGTTTATGCAGCACATCTACACCAACTTGAAACCGGGCGGCCGTGCCGCTGTCGTTATTCCTGATAATGTGTTGTTTGAATCAGGCGCGGGTACGCGTATTCGCCAAGATTTAATGGACAAGTGTAACCTGCACACAATCCTGCGTTTGCCAACAGGTATCTTCTACGCACAGGGCGTGAAAACCAATGTGCTGTTCTTCCAAAAAGGCACGCCAGAGAACCCAACTCAAGACAAGGATTGCACTAAAGAGACATGGGTATTCGATATGCGTACCAACATGAACAGCTTTGGTAAACGTACCCCACTGACAGAAAAGCACTTTGAAGCATTCATCAATGCGTATGGCGCAGACAAAAACGGCCAATCACCTCGTGAGGAAGGTGTTTACGAAACCCTAGGCAACATCTTTGCTGAAGGTGAAGAAGCGGTAGAATACGTCATCGAAAATGCGCGTTTTCGCAAATTCAGCCGTGACTACATTCGTGACCAAAAAGGTGACAGCCTAGATATCTCTTGGCTAAAAGATCTCGAAGCCACCAGCGCAGAAAACCTGCCAGAGCCAGAAGTACTAGCAGGGGAAGCCATGGCAGAGCTGACCGAAGCCATGTCTGAAATTTACCAACTGATGCAAGCACTCGGCGCGAATGATGAAGCACAAGGGCAAAAGCAGCTACTTGAAGAAGCGTTTGGCTTGGCTGAAAAGCCGGAGGCTGAGTAA
- a CDS encoding HNH endonuclease domain-containing protein yields the protein MLPQHKLLNIGALTSLFKSTTNSYKYLFFMALIKQLEHAEDTQEVVIDVKVIVKEMLLMSLYPTKYFLLSFGVLDKTASILDEVGCGSLLSDGSAKKQLALAKAQIDEHCDDKVTKKLSQYVVYRLIRPFLEHSLKSSCENSVNKKIAHLSNERFDLDKPIYKIDGVPTPKAVIVHPTWASYLKRNYYIVKSWAELEFIRYLQTRNPNTPAIPNKISAPLKRESLTKQRKIWDEYIKQHGLKCLFTGDPIEVDNYELDHFVPWSYVGHDQHWNLIPITSSVNSAKNNSIPSDHYLRSFVDAQMHFIAFAQANKKKAVIEDWMMGLQCSETELSMHKDNVEKKLKTTVESLIEMAVLQGFNGHWRANR from the coding sequence ATGCTGCCCCAACACAAACTGCTCAATATAGGTGCGTTGACCTCACTGTTTAAGAGTACAACTAACTCGTATAAATACCTGTTTTTCATGGCTTTAATAAAGCAGTTGGAACATGCAGAAGATACGCAGGAAGTGGTGATTGACGTTAAAGTAATTGTCAAAGAGATGCTGTTGATGTCTTTGTATCCGACAAAGTATTTTCTACTGAGTTTTGGTGTTTTGGACAAGACAGCTTCGATTTTGGATGAGGTAGGTTGTGGTTCACTTCTTTCTGATGGTAGTGCCAAGAAACAACTTGCTTTGGCTAAAGCTCAAATTGATGAACACTGTGATGATAAGGTAACGAAGAAACTCAGCCAATATGTGGTGTATCGCCTCATTAGGCCATTTCTAGAACACAGCCTGAAAAGCTCTTGTGAGAACAGCGTAAATAAAAAAATAGCGCACCTATCAAATGAACGTTTTGATCTAGATAAGCCGATTTATAAGATAGATGGCGTACCGACTCCCAAAGCTGTGATCGTACATCCAACATGGGCCAGTTACTTAAAGCGAAATTACTACATCGTAAAAAGCTGGGCTGAATTAGAGTTCATTCGCTACTTGCAAACTCGAAATCCAAATACTCCGGCAATTCCTAACAAAATTTCTGCACCTCTAAAGCGTGAATCATTGACTAAGCAACGTAAAATTTGGGATGAGTACATTAAGCAGCACGGTTTAAAGTGTTTGTTTACGGGTGACCCTATTGAGGTAGACAATTATGAACTCGATCACTTTGTACCTTGGAGTTACGTCGGCCATGATCAGCATTGGAATCTAATTCCGATTACATCAAGCGTGAACAGCGCTAAGAACAATTCAATTCCGTCTGATCACTACTTACGATCGTTTGTTGATGCTCAAATGCATTTTATTGCCTTTGCTCAAGCAAATAAGAAGAAAGCAGTAATTGAAGACTGGATGATGGGACTACAATGTTCAGAAACTGAACTTTCAATGCACAAAGATAATGTTGAAAAGAAACTTAAGACAACGGTTGAATCATTGATTGAAATGGCAGTATTACAAGGATTCAATGGTCACTGGCGAGCCAACAGATAG
- a CDS encoding cold-shock protein produces MKGIVKSYNKDKKYGFINGKDGKSYFFHISDVPHNQHSQVDNGCHLDFDPTPTSKGDAAKKIHVVNTFPALYLPELQVLRNKQPKGVLLHTESGRTRFFRSPDDAKNRLVAIAKNAGANLVHDVRLNKSTWSEGNYKYSMFQAIGKISVCAFENKVFNQREADAITESVKANALQIHTKTKMALTEEYGELERQGSQSFTGVFFFIAFIVTAFLIAYA; encoded by the coding sequence ATGAAGGGTATAGTTAAATCCTACAACAAGGATAAAAAGTATGGGTTTATCAACGGTAAGGACGGAAAGAGCTATTTCTTTCACATAAGTGATGTGCCTCATAACCAACACTCTCAAGTAGACAATGGGTGCCATCTAGACTTCGACCCAACGCCCACCAGCAAAGGGGATGCTGCAAAGAAAATCCACGTTGTTAACACTTTTCCCGCCCTCTATTTACCAGAGCTTCAAGTCTTAAGAAACAAACAACCTAAAGGGGTTTTACTGCACACCGAATCGGGACGAACACGCTTTTTTAGAAGCCCTGACGATGCCAAAAACCGCTTGGTCGCAATCGCCAAAAATGCTGGAGCGAACCTGGTGCATGATGTCAGGCTCAACAAAAGCACTTGGAGTGAAGGAAACTACAAATACTCCATGTTTCAGGCAATCGGAAAAATCAGCGTCTGTGCATTTGAAAATAAAGTCTTCAATCAACGTGAAGCCGATGCAATCACCGAGAGTGTGAAAGCGAATGCTTTGCAAATTCACACCAAGACTAAAATGGCGCTGACAGAAGAGTATGGCGAACTCGAAAGGCAGGGAAGCCAGAGCTTCACTGGTGTTTTCTTCTTTATCGCATTTATTGTCACTGCGTTCTTAATCGCTTATGCGTGA
- a CDS encoding nucleoside triphosphate pyrophosphohydrolase yields MAKIVRDNIPQIIRESGKTPRIKTLEDTELVDALDAKLVEELQEYQSETDTAKAVEELADMYEVIIALAKVKGYALEDFLAIAERKRNANGGFDDGVYWMGNE; encoded by the coding sequence ATGGCAAAAATAGTGAGGGATAATATTCCACAAATCATCCGCGAGAGTGGAAAAACGCCACGCATAAAGACGCTCGAAGATACTGAATTAGTTGACGCGCTAGATGCAAAGCTAGTTGAAGAATTGCAAGAGTACCAATCTGAAACCGATACAGCTAAAGCAGTGGAAGAATTGGCAGATATGTATGAAGTGATTATTGCTCTGGCGAAGGTCAAAGGTTATGCATTAGAGGACTTTCTTGCGATAGCGGAACGCAAACGCAATGCTAATGGTGGGTTTGACGATGGGGTGTATTGGATGGGGAATGAGTGA
- a CDS encoding N-acetylmuramoyl-L-alanine amidase has product MKRITIHCTATPATMQVTADKIRQWHLARGWSDIGYHWVIGRDGKVETGRSMQRTGAHVRGHNRDNIGICLVGGVSKEFEPEDNFTPEQFKALATLIHTLRHCYDIALDKVQGHHFYHPHKACPCFDVNAFLNTSPSLNND; this is encoded by the coding sequence ATGAAACGCATCACCATTCACTGCACCGCAACACCCGCGACCATGCAAGTGACAGCCGATAAAATTCGCCAGTGGCATCTGGCAAGGGGTTGGTCAGACATTGGTTATCACTGGGTGATTGGCCGCGACGGCAAGGTAGAGACTGGCCGTTCAATGCAACGCACTGGCGCGCATGTTCGTGGGCATAACCGAGACAATATTGGCATCTGCTTAGTCGGTGGGGTGTCTAAAGAGTTCGAGCCAGAAGATAATTTCACCCCTGAGCAATTCAAAGCATTAGCAACGCTCATACACACTTTGCGCCATTGTTACGACATTGCCCTTGATAAGGTACAAGGGCATCACTTTTATCATCCCCACAAAGCATGCCCATGCTTTGATGTGAACGCCTTTCTTAACACCTCCCCTTCCCTTAACAACGATTAA
- a CDS encoding helix-turn-helix domain-containing protein, with protein sequence MAIQLLLQSTQVSTGSPITKLILIQLASKADQRGACYPSHHCLARECDISIRTVQRHLTILFEMGILTKTNRFDKQGVQSSNLYQLNLERYIKPNSSVSESHEEALKTTHKDDRVTDIISTSNKNNNKYTELNHILGHSDTVVTTLSSLDGEVGVGRDFVESLEQEYPTIDILHELESIRQWLMLHPEKRKSAKSIRYFVNHWLYRAHRAQGSQTKPTPPVRNQRSDAHKAPSSAYTANQRAKPKPKAVPKSISDICREEYIKKPTKHPIEARIAAIVKAGRGSKVS encoded by the coding sequence ATGGCAATTCAACTGCTCCTCCAGTCAACACAAGTCTCAACAGGCTCTCCCATCACCAAACTCATTTTGATACAACTCGCGAGCAAAGCGGACCAACGCGGTGCGTGTTATCCATCGCACCACTGCTTGGCACGTGAATGTGACATTTCAATTCGCACTGTTCAGCGACATCTAACAATTTTGTTTGAGATGGGCATTCTCACCAAAACCAATCGTTTTGATAAACAGGGTGTGCAATCGAGCAACCTGTATCAACTCAATCTAGAACGATACATCAAGCCAAATAGCAGTGTGTCAGAGAGTCATGAAGAGGCTCTCAAAACGACTCACAAGGATGACAGAGTGACCGACATAATCAGTACTTCAAATAAAAATAATAATAAATATACTGAATTAAATCATATACTAGGTCACAGTGACACGGTGGTCACCACACTATCGAGCCTAGACGGAGAGGTTGGAGTCGGGCGAGATTTCGTTGAATCACTAGAGCAGGAATACCCGACGATAGATATTCTTCATGAGCTTGAATCTATTCGCCAGTGGTTGATGCTTCATCCTGAAAAACGAAAGTCTGCAAAATCGATACGCTACTTTGTGAACCATTGGTTATATCGCGCTCACCGAGCGCAAGGGTCTCAAACCAAACCGACACCGCCTGTGCGCAATCAGCGCTCTGATGCTCACAAGGCACCGTCCAGTGCCTACACTGCAAATCAGCGAGCAAAACCAAAACCGAAAGCCGTACCAAAGTCCATTTCTGACATCTGTCGCGAAGAGTATATTAAAAAGCCGACAAAACACCCAATTGAGGCTCGAATAGCAGCGATCGTTAAAGCTGGAAGGGGGAGTAAAGTATCATGA
- a CDS encoding restriction endonuclease subunit S: MSELPKGWASAKLGGYIHLRNGFAFKSKDYSEPSNMTVPVIRISDINGTVASDEKANHVPTELAVSEFEIAKGDLLVAMSGATTGKIGVYGGSTPAYQNQRVGNLKLNAPELSDLGFRNHLIKYLSPTILDIAYGGAQPNISASGIESIDVCFPPLAEQKRIVEKLDEVLAQVDTIKARLDGIPDFLKRFRQSVLASAVSGKLTEGFRTRWLSGKIQPILSLQPNAKTRRGVPDNVSIDEDLLKQEIPEQWCVESVARLLKLAVISDVKDGNHGANHPKSAEFVDDGIPFITAAQMNDKGHIDFEGAPKLKGEPLSKIKVGFAEPQDVIYSHKGSVGRVSVTDRECILSPQTTYYRLNQAFVLPRYLAIYLRSQQYKNQVNKVKTQTTRDFISISAQYQMTVLLPLVEEQKEIVRLVDQYFAFADTIETQVKKAQARVDNLTQSILAKAFRGELVEQDPTDEPADKLLERIAEARKEAEALAKAAKKAEAAKKRAAKNAASA, from the coding sequence ATGAGTGAATTGCCGAAGGGTTGGGCTAGTGCCAAACTAGGTGGCTATATTCACCTGAGAAATGGTTTTGCCTTTAAGAGTAAAGACTATAGCGAGCCATCTAATATGACGGTTCCTGTCATTCGAATCTCCGATATCAATGGCACTGTTGCCTCTGATGAAAAAGCAAATCATGTTCCAACTGAGCTTGCAGTATCAGAATTTGAAATTGCCAAAGGAGACCTCTTAGTTGCAATGTCGGGTGCGACAACAGGTAAGATAGGTGTTTATGGGGGAAGTACACCCGCATATCAGAATCAACGAGTCGGTAATTTAAAGCTCAATGCACCTGAATTAAGTGATCTTGGATTTCGCAATCATTTGATTAAGTATCTTTCTCCGACAATACTTGATATCGCATATGGTGGAGCGCAGCCAAATATTTCTGCTTCGGGAATCGAAAGTATTGATGTGTGTTTTCCCCCACTAGCCGAACAGAAACGCATCGTTGAAAAACTCGATGAGGTATTGGCACAGGTCGACACCATCAAAGCCCGCCTAGATGGCATTCCAGATTTCCTAAAACGCTTCCGCCAATCTGTGCTTGCGTCTGCGGTGTCGGGGAAGTTGACGGAAGGTTTTAGAACGCGTTGGTTGTCGGGAAAGATACAACCAATACTCTCCTTACAGCCAAATGCAAAAACTCGCCGGGGTGTTCCAGATAATGTTTCTATTGATGAAGATCTGCTTAAGCAAGAAATACCAGAACAGTGGTGTGTAGAGTCAGTAGCTAGATTGCTGAAACTTGCTGTTATAAGTGATGTTAAAGATGGGAATCATGGTGCAAATCACCCGAAGTCTGCAGAGTTCGTTGATGATGGAATCCCATTTATAACTGCAGCACAAATGAACGATAAAGGGCATATTGATTTTGAAGGTGCACCTAAACTGAAAGGAGAGCCACTATCTAAAATAAAAGTAGGGTTTGCAGAACCACAGGATGTAATTTATTCACATAAAGGAAGTGTTGGTCGTGTTTCGGTAACTGACAGAGAATGTATACTTAGCCCACAGACAACCTATTATCGGCTAAACCAGGCATTCGTTCTTCCGCGATACTTGGCTATATATTTACGATCTCAACAATACAAGAACCAAGTAAACAAGGTTAAGACGCAGACAACAAGAGATTTTATTTCAATCAGTGCGCAATATCAAATGACGGTATTGCTTCCACTCGTAGAAGAACAAAAAGAAATCGTTCGCCTAGTCGACCAATACTTCGCTTTCGCTGACACCATCGAAACACAAGTAAAAAAAGCGCAGGCGCGAGTAGACAATCTCACCCAAAGCATCTTGGCAAAAGCCTTCCGTGGTGAATTGGTGGAACAAGACCCAACCGATGAGCCCGCCGACAAACTGCTAGAGCGCATTGCCGAGGCACGCAAAGAGGCTGAAGCTCTCGCCAAAGCCGCTAAAAAAGCCGAAGCGGCCAAGAAGCGTGCTGCGAAGAACGCGGCAAGTGCGTGA
- the hsdR gene encoding type I restriction-modification system endonuclease, whose amino-acid sequence MNKSNFDFLRSIDQNMYNALLSAEQNLHQDPNITMFKLRLFGEMCAQTIALSMKITLPEQQVDLINALRDSKLINNDLISAFHRIRTLGNKAAHKNHNDLNDAKLALALAHHIAFWFYKLRSGEHMAVKPEFILPEPQSANIERQELAALKQELKAFRDQAATTEEAISLKQNKIVDLNGYIAILESRQSETEQQAQDRIAALEAQIAQQNAEFEALSETEQQQQVVEFETKLKKAKFELTEQETRFIIDQQLRQAGWEVDSENLKHSKGTRPQKGHNLAISEVEWVSDADGVKRKADYILYIDLQPVAIVEAKKKALSVQDALPQAQDYAQHFPYTEYAKEHELTVVGDEGVVATPKRKTLSLNKVADEAPTYQAANSTLREEDKLKSIPFIYSANGRDYLQQVKSQSGIWFANADGTKQRVLSAFHSPQDLKAKMAKDRAKALKWLDEHSRKELDLFKPSEAAVIAVEDALEAGKETMLVAMATGTGKTRVAGATMYRLLTSGLCRNALFLVDRRSLGTQAVNSFKEYRIRQMPLADHYNLYELGEKTDQAGDKPWIQIATVQSLSLMLQSENNPLTPGMYDCIIVDEAHRGYNEDTEQTEAEMLFRDQAEYQSKYRQVLDYFDAVKIGLTATPATNTVKIFGKPIYEYRFHQAVLDGRLVDQEPPIIIETDLSREGVQFAQGQSVEQLVDGEIIEGVLPEDLDIDISGFNRKVLVPEFNRAVCNALPEYIDPTKPEKTLVFCVNDLHADEVVNMLRETYRDVLGDEVDDAIIKITGKSASGDSKQIESLITRYRKERLPSIVVTVDLLTTGIDVRSICNLVFLRQVKSRILYEQMKGRATRTCDEINKQTFRIFDAVNLTKTIEQLGADKLMKPVVTRPSVSMEQLVEEMASPDANQTIQDDGNSFAQHSLDALTLKLSRTLKKADKLKLEKEGVAAEMNQLDALVKDNFPELEGAVQLPKHLHQLGPQAAAKALKDNPWILNREPAMRQAINFGERAPLIYAGDVGEVTVTQNWGEYEQPEDYLAAFERYIRENQNRVSALDIVVNRPRDLTKADLVALMTKLETRQFNEQTLLQARKAAKQEDVAARIIGLIRQAAIGSPLIPFEERLATAQETIAARYKLTKPQNRWLKRIVNQMREDLVLNDESFKVGTLRTKGGKAQADKELDGQLELIMKDLVDATWGESA is encoded by the coding sequence GTGAACAAATCGAATTTTGATTTTCTTCGTAGCATCGATCAAAACATGTATAACGCTCTGTTGTCAGCTGAGCAAAATCTTCATCAAGACCCGAACATCACGATGTTTAAGCTTCGTCTGTTTGGAGAAATGTGCGCGCAAACTATCGCGCTAAGCATGAAGATAACCTTGCCAGAACAGCAGGTTGATTTGATCAACGCCTTACGTGATAGCAAACTCATTAACAATGATTTGATCAGCGCTTTCCATCGCATTCGTACCTTGGGTAACAAGGCGGCACACAAAAACCATAACGACCTCAACGACGCGAAACTCGCATTAGCATTGGCCCATCACATAGCCTTCTGGTTCTATAAGCTTCGCTCAGGCGAGCATATGGCGGTGAAGCCTGAGTTTATTCTTCCCGAGCCGCAAAGTGCCAACATAGAGCGACAAGAACTGGCTGCGTTAAAACAAGAGCTCAAAGCCTTTCGTGATCAAGCGGCTACAACGGAAGAAGCGATTTCTCTCAAGCAGAATAAGATCGTTGACCTTAATGGTTACATCGCCATTCTAGAAAGCCGCCAAAGCGAAACTGAACAACAAGCACAGGATCGAATAGCGGCGCTTGAAGCACAAATTGCTCAGCAAAATGCCGAGTTCGAAGCCTTGTCAGAAACTGAACAGCAACAGCAAGTCGTTGAGTTCGAGACTAAGCTGAAAAAAGCCAAGTTTGAACTGACAGAACAAGAGACGCGCTTCATCATCGATCAACAGTTGCGTCAAGCAGGATGGGAAGTCGACAGTGAAAACCTCAAACACAGCAAAGGCACACGTCCACAGAAAGGGCACAACCTCGCGATCTCAGAAGTAGAGTGGGTTTCTGATGCTGATGGCGTCAAACGTAAAGCCGATTACATCTTGTATATCGACCTGCAACCCGTCGCCATCGTTGAAGCCAAGAAAAAAGCATTGAGCGTGCAAGATGCCTTGCCACAAGCACAAGATTACGCACAGCACTTCCCATACACAGAATACGCCAAAGAGCATGAACTCACAGTTGTGGGTGACGAGGGCGTTGTGGCGACACCCAAGCGTAAAACCTTGAGCTTAAACAAAGTGGCAGACGAAGCGCCAACGTATCAAGCTGCCAACAGCACATTGCGTGAAGAAGATAAGTTAAAATCCATTCCGTTTATATACAGCGCCAATGGTCGAGACTACCTACAGCAAGTCAAAAGCCAAAGTGGCATCTGGTTTGCTAATGCTGATGGCACAAAACAACGAGTATTAAGTGCGTTCCACTCGCCGCAAGATTTGAAAGCGAAAATGGCGAAAGATCGCGCCAAAGCGCTGAAATGGCTAGATGAGCACTCTCGCAAAGAGCTCGACCTGTTCAAACCGTCAGAAGCGGCGGTGATTGCGGTTGAAGATGCGCTAGAAGCAGGTAAAGAAACCATGCTGGTAGCGATGGCAACAGGCACAGGTAAAACCCGTGTTGCGGGCGCAACTATGTACCGTTTGTTGACCTCAGGCCTTTGCCGCAATGCCCTATTTTTGGTGGATAGACGCTCACTAGGCACTCAGGCGGTCAACTCATTTAAAGAGTACCGCATTCGCCAAATGCCGTTAGCGGATCACTACAACTTGTATGAGTTGGGAGAGAAGACCGACCAAGCGGGCGATAAGCCATGGATTCAAATCGCTACGGTGCAATCTCTGTCTTTGATGTTGCAAAGCGAGAACAATCCACTCACTCCGGGTATGTACGACTGTATTATTGTTGATGAAGCACACCGAGGCTACAACGAAGATACGGAGCAAACTGAGGCTGAAATGCTGTTCCGTGACCAAGCCGAATACCAATCCAAATACCGTCAAGTGTTAGACTATTTTGATGCGGTGAAGATTGGTTTAACGGCAACGCCTGCGACCAACACCGTGAAGATCTTTGGTAAGCCGATTTATGAATACCGCTTCCATCAAGCGGTGCTTGATGGGCGACTCGTCGACCAAGAGCCGCCGATCATCATTGAAACTGATTTATCACGCGAAGGCGTACAGTTTGCTCAAGGGCAGAGTGTTGAACAGTTGGTGGATGGTGAGATCATTGAAGGCGTGTTACCGGAAGATCTCGATATCGATATTTCAGGTTTTAACCGCAAAGTGCTGGTACCAGAGTTTAACCGCGCAGTTTGTAACGCCTTGCCAGAATACATCGACCCAACCAAACCAGAAAAAACGCTGGTTTTCTGTGTCAACGACCTGCACGCCGATGAAGTGGTGAACATGCTGCGTGAAACCTATCGTGACGTGTTAGGAGATGAAGTGGATGACGCCATCATCAAAATCACAGGCAAATCTGCCAGCGGTGACAGCAAACAGATCGAATCTTTGATCACCCGTTACCGCAAAGAGCGTTTGCCGAGCATCGTAGTGACGGTTGATCTATTAACCACGGGTATCGACGTACGTTCTATTTGCAACCTCGTGTTCCTGCGTCAAGTGAAGAGCCGCATTCTGTATGAGCAGATGAAAGGCCGTGCAACGCGCACCTGTGATGAAATTAACAAACAAACCTTCCGTATCTTTGATGCCGTCAACCTCACCAAGACCATCGAGCAGCTCGGTGCGGACAAACTCATGAAGCCAGTGGTGACACGGCCAAGTGTGTCTATGGAGCAACTGGTCGAAGAGATGGCAAGCCCAGATGCCAATCAAACGATCCAAGACGATGGCAACAGTTTTGCACAGCACTCGTTGGATGCGCTTACCCTCAAACTGAGCCGTACTTTGAAGAAAGCCGATAAGCTTAAGCTTGAAAAAGAGGGTGTAGCGGCAGAGATGAACCAGCTAGATGCCTTGGTGAAAGATAACTTCCCAGAGTTAGAAGGGGCGGTGCAACTGCCTAAGCACCTGCACCAGTTGGGGCCACAAGCCGCAGCGAAGGCACTCAAAGACAACCCGTGGATTCTTAACCGTGAACCTGCCATGCGTCAAGCGATCAACTTTGGTGAACGTGCGCCGCTTATCTATGCAGGCGATGTCGGTGAGGTCACTGTGACGCAAAACTGGGGCGAGTATGAGCAGCCAGAAGACTACTTGGCGGCCTTCGAGCGCTATATACGTGAAAACCAAAACCGAGTATCGGCGTTAGATATTGTGGTCAATCGCCCGCGTGATCTCACTAAGGCAGATCTGGTGGCACTCATGACCAAGCTAGAAACGCGTCAGTTTAACGAACAAACCTTATTGCAAGCTCGCAAGGCCGCTAAGCAAGAGGATGTGGCAGCGCGTATCATCGGTTTGATCCGCCAAGCCGCCATTGGTAGCCCGTTGATTCCGTTTGAAGAACGACTCGCCACCGCACAAGAAACCATCGCTGCGCGTTATAAGCTGACGAAACCACAAAATCGTTGGTTAAAGCGTATCGTTAATCAGATGCGAGAAGATCTGGTATTAAACGATGAATCGTTTAAAGTGGGCACCCTAAGAACCAAGGGCGGCAAGGCGCAAGCGGATAAAGAGCTGGATGGTCAGCTAGAGCTGATCATGAAAGACCTTGTGGATGCCACTTGGGGTGAGTCTGCGTAA